The following is a genomic window from Eulemur rufifrons isolate Redbay chromosome 20, OSU_ERuf_1, whole genome shotgun sequence.
TTATATAGCATCAAGGCTGCTAGGAAAGGGAAACAGTAGGTTTAATAGGAAGAACACCTACTTCCAGCTCTGTGGAACCTTGGGCCTGTCTCGTAATTACACCTCTTTGGGCCtttgtttgctcatctgtaacatgAGGGGGCTGAACCAGATATCTGAGCTTTTTTAGCTATGTAATTCTCAAAAAAGTTACCACAGAATCCTTTGGCTAGAATTTGAAGTGAGAGAGAAGTCATAAGGAGTAAATTGGTATAGGGGTCTGAATGGGCTAAGGACCTGCTTCAAGTTCTAAATTCCCATGTGCTGGgacttttctttccccaaaatattagaggggggtacagatgtttttggttacatggatcacttttttaatgcttgaatcagggctacaagtgtgcccattacccagatagtgttcattgtacccactaGGTAGGTTTtcccccatcctctcctcccccccgaTCCCCATGCTGGgtcttctaaaatgtattttggtGGCTTATGAAACTAGACTCATTATATTATTAGACAAAACAGTACATTAAAGTGGATGAACAgactgggcgaggtggctcacgcctgtaatcctaacactctgggaggccgaggcgggaggatcgctcgaagtcagaagttcgagaccagcctgagcaagagcgagaccccgtctctactaaaaatagaaagaaattatatggatagctaaaaatatatatagaaaaaattagccgggcatggtggcacatgcctgtagtcccagctactcgggaggctgaggcagtaggattgcttgagcctaggagtttgaggttgctgttagctaggctgatgccatagcactctagcccgggcaacagagcaagactctgtctccaaaaaaaaaaataaaaataaagtggatGAACAAAACCAGGGCAAAAGGAAACTAAAAGTAGGAAGGAAAGATGCATTAGGACTGAGATTACAAACAAAATGAGGGATGTGAGCACTCTGCTTCTTtgggaatgtgtgtgtgagtagacatattttcttcttttttttcttctcccctaaAAATTCTAAGCTACACCCAGGGAAAAATGAAGGCGTCCCAAAGCCAATGGGATGTCTGCAAATATTATTCTGCAGTTCTGCAGCAGAATTAACTTTGTTGTAGTGTTCTCTTTGTTCTCTAATACCATTTCCATCAACCAACCAACAGCCTTTTGCAAGGTGTTGAAAATTACTGGAGCCACCACTGTCAAatccacaaaaaagaaacaatcagacTCCCTGGTTGAATTTGATAGCTACACTGAAGATAGTGTGGTTTCACAGGAAGAGTACTATATAAAATTGATAGCTCTATGatcaagccttttttttttttttttttgagacggagtctcactctgttgcccaggctagagtgccatggcgtcagcctagctcacagcaacctcaaactcctgggctcaagcaatccttctgccttagcctcccgagtaggtgggactacaggcatgtgccaccatgcccggctaatttttctatatatattttttagctgtccatataatttctttctatttttagtagaaatgggatctcgctcttgctcaggctggtcttgaactcctgagctcaaacaatccaccgcctcggcctcccagagtgctaggattacaagcgtgagccaccgtgcccggccatgaTCAAGTCTTAAAACAGCAAAGGGATAGGTGGTTACGTGAAAATCATTATGTCGGAAATTTgtggaaacaatttaaataaataagtgctaTTAGATTAAGCAgattttaacatttaatgaaattcagattatttttatgccaatattgaatattttatccAGACTGGAGAGATGTAAATAATGGTAAAGATGATAATGAAACGTTTTCGTTTTTTAGAAATAGGGGAGGGGTTGAGCtagttttgtgtattttctatatAACTTACCTCAGATGTGTTACTTATTTTTTAGCGCCCCAGATACTCGCCCCACTGGTCTGGAGGAGGCTGATCAGCCGCCATTGCCTGGAGAACAAGGAATTAACCTGGACAACTCAGGCCCTAAACTGCCAGAATTTTCAAACCGGCCTCCAGGTGATAAAATGTTAGCCAAAGATTACTTGTCATCATATGTGCAGCATTACAAGGCTTCCTTCTCTTCAAGGAaacaatagtattttattttgtcttctaacTAGTCTACTTTAGCGATTTAATGTATTTAGTTAATATTTGGAAGCTTTGCTTTGATATTAAGTAAAAATTTCGAATGTAACTTCCGAAGGCTTATGTTACACACATACGCACATGTACACATTCTGCTCaaatttatcttcattatttttaagtcCTCATAAAATTGGACTGAAATGTGAAGTGCCTCTTTATTCTTGTCAATGTCAAGGTTCTAGTTGGCATCAGAATGGAATTAACATTAAATGGAGAGATGTTTTCGCTCTAATCCTGCTTGCCTGCCTTTCCTGCAGCCTTTTCTCCTGGGGCTTTCTCAAAGTAGAGAACTAACAGGGTTTAAAACAAGATGATCTTTTTTGTGgatgttttattataaatctttaaaacatagagaagatgtaaataataataaaagagacaCCCATGTGCCTACCACCCAACTTAAATTTAGAATAAGCAGTACCAATATTGTTGAAACCCCCTGTGTTGTACCCCTgtctgattataaaataatactatcctttaaatGTTGAAAAGGGAAGAGCTccaaaaattcattcattccaatCCAGGTATTATAGGACCAAGGCCATCTGCCACAATATCTCTATACCTGGTTACTCTTGGCCTGACTAGTGACTTGTAACTTTATTCCCCTGTGACACAGTTAAAGATGCACGACCTTTACACTTAGGCCACTCTCCCCTTTGTGTACAAAGGgttatgttttgtttcttcctggcCAGTTAGTCTACCTCCTTTTTGGCATATAAATGAGAGTGACATTATTTTAGGAATAAGCTTTAATCTActcttaatttatatatttttaaagtgaatccAAAAAACAGACAGATAAAAAAAGGTAAATCCTTCATGATATCAACACTTTGTGTTATTTATTATGAATTGTTTGGGCATACCACACTTCCCACCAGTGAGTTGCAGCAGCACGGTTGAGGCTGGGAGGTCATCAGTCTTTGGGGATTATGTCCAGAAGGCATTATGAGCAGGAAGGCACCTTCTTCCTTAGATACATCTGAACTCTTCTTATTTGAATCCCAGGGTCCTCACACACATTTATTGCCTTCTTTCTGCAAACTGGGGGCCTGAATGCTGAATTTGGCATATAATGGGTTGAATTGCCATGCAGTCTCTTAAACAAAAACCTGAATTGAAATGCCTTTAGAAAATCCTCTCTGCAGTTGGGCACTGTTCACAGGACTCCTACTGTCTTATACCAGCCCACTTCTCTTCTTTATTACCTGCCTGGCCCCTAATGGCATATGAGTTTGCATCCCTTAATTGATAAAATTGGTTTTTGACTATGTTATGGGCACTATTTGTGTCCTCTGCTTTCCCTCTCTGGCATTCTGTCACGTCCACTCCAATCTGTCTTACCACTAGTGTCCTTTGGACTGCTGCCTCCAGCTTCTGGACTCTGTAGCAGCCATGCCCTTAACTATTACTTTTGAGAGGCCACTGTATTGTCTATGCTACCCTCTTTGGTATTTACTGTGCTTTCTGGTgggttgaaaaataaaacatccgTGCATCCGTGTCATAGTCCTGACATCAGTGGGCTTTTgcagaaattataattttcttaaagtgGGAACCCCAGACTAGATATGAACAATTAAAACCCACTGTGTTGGGCTATGTAGCTAAAAGGACAGTTAAACTATAGAATTGCCATATGGTattagctttataaaaaaaaatgtcaagaagTCACTTGTgcctaaaacaaaaaaaagaattaaaaaaaaatcttcaaaactgGATTCTGCACCTTGTACTCATTGGTACCATGGAAATCATTGGCCAGAAGATATTAACTAGCTATTGAGCACAGAGTCTGACCCACAGCATTTAGTAGCTTTGTGAAAATTGTGAGTCATCATTTCTTCCAAATGCCAGGGGCAACAGTTCTTATTTTCTGTCACCTCCTTAAAACCTTCCTAATGTACTTTCGTGCAACAATGGAATAAATCTAGTTTGTAGAATTGCATCCCAGCTATATCCCCACTTTTTCCCACTAAACTGCCTTTCTTCTTGGTTTGAGTATATGCTTATCCTTTCTCATTGGGTAAGGTTTTGGTTCTAAAATGCCAAGTAAAATCTTCTCAAAAGAGAGAATCATTTGAGACGTTGCTTTCTGCAAATCTGGAAGACATTTTCCCTCAGAAttcttttttcccaaaattatttttaattcctgagGGCTGTGCTTCTGGCTTACTTATTCCCTAATTGTGgactaatagaaaatatttctccaaatagAGGTTTGCATGTAAGAgagtaaatgcaaattaatatcCATAAAAACCTTAGTGccctcattttattttgaatgtgtATATCAGCTTCTGTTAGCTCCTACTGTTTGTTACACTGACTTACGTCTGAGGGGCAGTTTAATTCAGTTGGTTTCCCCCAAAGGATTAAGCCTGAAGGATGCAGCATAGTGTATGGAGCCAATGGATTGGAGTAATTTTACATCCCTCCTTCTTAAGGAACTgaatcttataattttatattttatttcagttgaaagaataaaaaggctATCGTCAATGCTGGCGTTTTCAACAAAACCacatctttaaaaagttaatccTGTGCTAACAGAAAAAATGAATCCTAAATGCTTTACTTCACTTGcaaatacagtgaaatattatgtCTACAAGAAACCTGAATGCTGGGTGGCCAGCTACTTGCTGTTGATGGAGTTTTTCTCGTTTCATCTAAATGTTTGGCTGGCACAGACTCAGCCATTTTCAGTGCATAGCACAGAGTATCTGTCGGACTCTTAGTACAATAATGCTTCATTCAGACCCTGCACATTGAGGAGCTCCAGGTTCTTGATGCTTTGCTTTTTGCTTCCTTAAGCTCCTTTGCTTATGTCAGATAATAAGGGGCTGCCTCCTGCCCCAGGAATGGGCATGCCTGAGCTGTTTGTGCATAGTCTGCCACCTAGATGAATGTTGCTTGGCTATACTCTAAAGGAAGCAAAGTTTTCTTGCTGAAAAATCTAACTTCCCTGATTTGGGGGGCTTGTTTTAGGTTATCCTTCTCAACCAGTTGAACAGAGGCCACTTCAGCAGATGCCTCCTCAACTCATGCAGCATGTGGCACCCCCACCACAGCCACCACAGCCTccacagcagcagccacagccacaactgcctcagcagcagcagcagccacctcCCAGTCAGCCACAGtcgcagcagcaacagcagcagcagcagcagcagcagcagcagcaaatgaTGATGATGCTCATGATGCAGCAGGATCCCAAATCAGTCAGGCTTCCAGTCTCCCAAAATGTCCACCCCCCAAGGGGCCCCCTGAACCCAGACTCCCAGAGAACGCCCCTGCAACAGAGTGGCAGTGTGCCTGTCATGGTCAGCTTACAAGGACCTGCCTCTGTGCCACCGTCACCTGATAAACAAAGAATGCCAATGCCTGTGAATACTCCTTTGGCAAGCACTTCAAGGAAAATGGTATACCAGGAGAACCCACAGAATACTTCTAGCTCGCCACTGGGAGAGGCATCCTCACTCCCTGAATCGAGTGGCAGTGAAGTACCATCTGTCTCAGGAGGCCCAAATAACATGCCTTCACATTTAGTAGTCTCCCAGAATCAGTTAATGATGACAGGGCCAAAACCTGGACCATCGCCCCTTTCAGCAACTCAAGGTGCAACTCCCCAGCAACCCCCTGTAAATTCCCTGCCCAGCTCTCATGGCCACCACTTTCCAAATGTGGCTGCTCCAACCCAAACATCTAGGCCTAAGACACCAAACAGAGCCAGCCCCAGACCCTATTACCCTCAGACACCCAACAACCGACCTCCCAGCACAGAACCTTCAGAAATCAGTCTGTCACCAGAAAGACTCAATGCCTCCATAGCAGGACTCTTCCCCCCACAGATTAATATTCCTTTACCTCCTAGGCCAAGTTTAAACAGGGGCTTTGATCAACAGGGCCTAAATCCAACAACTTTGAAGGCCATTGGACAAGCACCTTCAAATCTTACCATGAATCCTTCCAATTTTGCTGCCTCACAAACTCACAAATTAGATTCTGTGGTGGTGAATTCTGGAAAGCAGTCTAATGCTGGAGCAACAAAACGAGCAAGTCCAAGCAACAGTCGCAGGTCTAGTCCTGGGTCCAGTAGGAAAACCACTCCAAGTCCTGGGAGGCAAAATTCAAAAGCCCCTAAACTTACTCTGGCCTCTCAAACAAATGCAGCCCTGTTGCAGAACGTGGAGTTGCCAAGAAATGTATTGGTCAGTCCCACTCCTTTGACCAATCCCCCTGTACCTGGGAGCTTTCCTAACAACAGTGGGCTGAATCCTCAGAATCCCACCGTGTCTGTGGCTGCAGTGGGGGGTGTTCTCGAGGATAACAAGGAGAGCTTGAATGTGCCTCAGGACAGTGATTGCCAGAATTCCCAGGGTAGGAAGGAGCAGGTAAACATTGAGCTAAAAGCAGTCCCTGCCCAAGAAGTTAAAATGGttgtccctgaagatcaatccaaAAAGGATGGGCAACCTTCGGATCCTAATAAACTTCCCGGTGTTGAAGAGAACAAAAATTTGGTGTCTCCTGCTATGAGGGAAGCACCAACATCGTTAAGTCAACTTCTTGACAACTCTGGAGCTCCTAATGTGACCATTAAACCCCCTGGGCTTACAGATCTGGAAGTAACGCCTCCAGTAGTTTCTGGGGAGGATCTCAAAAAAGCATCTGTCATTCCCACACTGCAGGATCCGTCTTCTTCTAAAGAACCCTCTAATTCCCTAAACTTACCTCACAGTAACGAGCCGTGTTCAACCCTTGTGCATCCAGAATTGAGTGAGGTCAGTTCTAATGTTGCACCAAGCATCCCTCCAGTAATGTCAAGACCTGTCAGCTCTTCTTCCATTTCCACTCCCTTGCCTCCAAGTCAAATAACTGTATTTGTCACTTCCAATCCCATCACAACTTCAGCTAACACATCAGCAGCTCTGCCAACTCACTTGCAGTCTGCATTGATGTCAACAGTCGTCACAATGCCCAACGTGGGTAGCAAGGTTATGGTTTCTGAGGGACAGTCAGCTGCTCAGTCTAATGCCCGGCCTCAGTTCATTACTCCTGTCTTTATCAATTCATCCTCAATAATTCAGGTCATGAAAGGATCACAGCCAAGCACAATTCCTGCAGCCCCACTGACAACCAACTCTGGCCTGATGCCTCCCTCCGTCGCAGTCGTTGGCCCTTTACACATACCTCAGaacataaaattttcttctgCGCCTGTACCGCCTAATGCCCCCTCCAGTAGTCCCGCTCCAAACATACAGACAGGTCGACCTTTGGTCCTTAACTCGAGAGCCACCGCTGTTCAGCTTCCTTCCCCGCCTTGTACGTCTTCTCCAGTTGTCCCTCCTCATCCCCCTGTCCAGCAAGTGAAAGAATTGAATCCAGATGAGGCTAGTCCTCAAGTGAGCACCTCAGCAGATCAGAGCACTCTGCCCTCTTCACAGTCAACCACAATGGTTTCTCCCCTTTTGACCAATAATAGTCCAGGTTCCTCTGTCAACCGGCGAAGTCCAGTCTCATCTAGTAAGGGCAAAGGAAAAGTGGACAAAATTGGCCAGATTTTGCTGACCAAGGCATGTAAGAAAGTTACAGGCACTCTTGAGAAAGGGGACGAGCAATATggtgcagatggagaaactgaaggcCAAGGGCTAGAGACCACAGCTCCAGGGGTCATGGGAACAGAGCAGTTACCCACAGAGATGGACAGTAAAACCCCAACGCCCCCAACACCTGCTCTGCTAAAAATGACCTCTAGCCCGGGCTCCGCCTCAGCAGGACCCACCTTACCTGGCGGTGCTCTCCCCACCAGTGTACGCTCAATAGTAACCACTCTGGTACCCTCTGAGCTCATCTCCACGGCGCCGAGCACAAAAAGCAATCATGGTGGCATAGCATCTGAGCCACTTGCAGGTGGCCTAGTGGAGGAGAAGGTGGGATCCCATCCAGAGCTTCTGCCGAGCATAGGTATGTACTTGGGGCCTCAGCATCTCCTTGTTGTGTCAGTTTTTTGATAACCTGTCCCACAAGAGAAAGCATGACTCCTTTCTACTTGGAGGAAGAAGAATGGGCTAAATGGCAATAgtggtagttttatttattgaaagtACATtggaaaatatgcttttaaatccTATGTTAAGTTTACTTTCATTAACATGGTTCTCTCTCAGCTCCTGAAATAacctttcatttatataaaagtttttcAATTTACAAGGAGGgatttttacatacattatctcacatCATCTTTATACCAGCCATGTCAGTTATTCTTTATTCTATGGGTGAGAAGATTGAAGCTCAGGGAAGTTCAGTATTTGTTCACAGTCTATAGTGTGGACCTCCATTTTGACACTGTGCCTTAAGTGTGAACAGCAGCTTCTGCAGATTCTCCTTGCCATGATGAAGACTTGCTTTTCACTGTTTCGAGCAGGGTTCTCATAGCCCCATCTCATTGTACTCTATCTCAGGGACCATTCCCTTTTTGTCTGGGCTACTCCAGAGGAGAGCTTTCCAGAAAACTAGGTTTCCTGATAATAGACATAGGAGGAATAAAGTGGTTAAGAGTCAGATAGGCCTGGGTCAGTATCACAGCACCAACATTTACCAGCTGTTTGAGCTTTGTCAAGTTACTTGACCACtccaaacttcagtttcctcctttataATATGGGAACAATAGTAGTTGTAAGAATTCAACaagataatgcatataacatgattagcacagggcctggaatatagtaattgttcaataaatcataaaattattacCAATTTCTTTTTGGTGCAATCTCTTTGTCAATTGGTCTATTCCATTCATGTATATCTAGTTCAGGCTATTTCCTATGTACTGTCAAGGTAGGTTAATGATGGAAGTACAGGTGTCCTTctacctcctctccttcccttcccctctcccacatGTTCCTCCTCCAGTGAGGCATAGGTGGTGCAGAAGCTCTATTTCCCCACAGTGAAATCAGTTACACACTACTAGAGCTGGGAAGGACCTTTGTGATATCCTAGGCCAGCTAATATGTGCCTATCTTATTTATGCAGCTAAAATGCTTCGAGTGCCTGCCACTGAGTGGTAAGCACCCAGGAGGTGGGGCAGAAAGAACACAAACTTCAGGGTAAGATCAGAGTTCCACTGGTTACCAGTTGCAGTTGGATAACTTCCTTAACCTTCCGCTAAACCATGtacttcacctgtaaaatggagattgtAATTCCTACCTCCCAGAATTTGTACAAGGATTCAAGGAGAGGACTTAATGTCAAGTGGCCAAGACGCTGCCTCACACAGAGGAAGAgttccccttctcctctctgactCTTCACCTCACTGTTAGAGATGGAGGGAGGAATAAAGGCCTTCAAGGAGTTTGCTGCCCCTACAGGAGACAAAGATTTCACAGAGCGAGTAGTTCTGTGTTTCTGGTTCTAGTTCTGTTAATGTAGGTGAGCcctaagaattaaaaagaaacctagtgtgaattaaatatattgctcactattaaatatttacatttctacttcctttcagcaaacttttccttctggtaccaagagaaaaatgaagtgattagaaattatttttatctggATTATATACTAGAGAAATATGTGAGCCTTGGGAGATGAACCAGCAGCTGGGAAAAGTTCCCAATTTTAGTTAAGGACACCCATTTTGCTTATAGTgattgtttctattcttttttaaagggCTTCTGTGCTTTTACCTTGACAATGTGAGAAACAAATTCTGAAGTTAGAAGTAGAAGatacagttttataaaataagcatCCAAAATAAATTCCTAAACACAAATGCATTATTGACTGTTTTACTAAGCAGAAGAGAAATCTATAAAATTCATAGTTGCTACAAAAGGGTAAAATTTGTTGCAGAGTTTATCTAGAATTTTAGACTGAAGTGTCAAGATGGGAGGATATACCCTTAAGTGACTGTGGCATATCTGTGCCTTTACTCTTAACCATATCATCCAGGAAGGTTCTGTTCTAGAGTACATTGTGTGTTCTCTTCCATTCCTCAAGGGCCTAAATTCTCTGTGTCCTTTGATGTTTCTCCTTTTAATGTGCCTTCAGATTTCTCAACCTAGAGTTGATCTCTCTTGCTTTGGACTTTTGTAGCACTTTATACTGTGTGTCTCCTTCATGTGGCCTGGCAGTGCACTCCAGTGTACCACATGCATGTATCTTACCTTTAACACTAAAATGAGTTCCTGATGTGCAAGAAGGATATAATTTGGCCTCTAAGGGTACCTGTCACAGTGTCTTGCCCCTAGTAAGTCTCTGTAACTATTTGttagataaataaatatcaaattgaTTTATTAAGTATGAATCGAATGCTTGCTTTATGCCCATCATTCTTGCTAGGTGCTGTAGAAAAGTACaaaatttgggaggctgaggcagggggatcattgaggccaggagttcaacaccagcctgggcaacatagtgagaactcgtctctacaaaaaataaaaaaagtagctgggtgtggtggtgagtgcctgtagtcctcctaactaatcgggaggctgaagtgcctcgcttgagcccaggaattcaaggctgtagtgagctatgaccgtgccactgcgctctagcctgggtgacagaacttgaccctgtctctaaaaaaaatttcttaaaagtataaaattatatgattatttcaGCTCTCAAGGAATGTAGTCTTTAGAGGGTgagacagaatttttaaaatgctaacgTGAATCGTATAATTGTCTCTCTAAAAGTGGTTTGGGTTGCCTACTAAGATATACTTTTGGGTTTTTTAGAGTGATGTTAGAACCTGACCTGAAGAAGCAAAAAATATGGGTGCTACTGTTCTCGTGGCCATCTCCTTCCCTGATCTTTatacacacaaaaaggaaaaacacatacTCCTAAGTAGTAGTCTTTGTTACTGTTATGgcagttaattttttaagtaagttttaaaatgtccttCTAATTTCAAGGCCAACTTTAAGTACTGCCCTCTAGGAATGTGTTGTTTCAGCAGTTACTTAGCCCTTGATTCAGTTAatgctttgtgttttgtttagaaaacaaagtgaaaggcctgtaattttttttcttgctttagcCCCTTCACAGAATTTAGTCCCAAAGGAAACTCCAGCCACAGCACTGCAGGGGTCTGTTGCCAGACCAGGTAAGGCGCGCTTTGGAACCGCATCTGGGAGTGGGTTGGGTTACATGCGAAGTAACGACTGCTGTCCTGAACATCACATTCTCATGCCAGGAAGTGGCTGCAACTATCTTATCTATCTGTTTCAGAACAGACTTCGGTTGAATGGCAAAGCTTCTGCAGCACTACTTGAAGTTATTTTCCCCTGACCAGCTTGCTCTCTTTCTTACGCACATATCATGTCAGCCAGGGAACTCAAGAAGGGCATCTTGGTGCCCACTCAGCCATGGGTTTCCATTGCAGAGTTTGCCCTGTTCCATGACCCTGGCACCCATGGTTGGCAACTGACTAGCTGGCATATGGTGACTTACTGGGGTGACAAGCATTAATGCACTAATAGTGTTATCATGACAGGAGTGGAGTCTTGTTCAGAGAACCTCTGCCACAGTGAGGTAGCCATTCctccagagaggcagagtcatttcAGTCATCTCTGGATGGCATTAAGTTTCACTCCATGACCAGCATTGTAAATAGCACTAGGCATGGTGTTTCTAGAAGTTAGAGTCTGCAGTAATCTGACAAATAACTGCTGTAGGTTGCAGGGTCAGCTCTGAATGCATGGGGATCTTGATGGCAGTCACAACACTTGTTCTGCCTTCATAGATTAGACTGCTGAGGCACATAAATATCATAGATCTGTTACAATTTAGTCTTGTCTGGCTCTTTGTCACTGTAGGTCATTGAGGGGtacaaaaaaaagaagtatgaCTGGTTCCCACAAGGAGGTGAGAATCTCATTGAAAGTACAATTCACATGCTTgccaaaattattaagaaaaaaaacaacagtacAACTGTGTTTAATTTTGTGAGTCTAAGCCAGTAAAAGTAAGGTATAACTTGTGATGATTATACAACCTGCTTTCAGGGTGCTGTATCCTATATGATGGGTAGGACTTTATACTGTACACTCTTTGGATAAAATCAGGCCTCTGAAAAGAAAGTATGAGCAAAAACCATTTCAGCCACCCAGATT
Proteins encoded in this region:
- the NCOA6 gene encoding nuclear receptor coactivator 6 isoform X3; its protein translation is MIKIKRHFGFLIVHLAYASGIIFTMVLDDLPNLEDIYTSLCSSTVEDSEMDFDSGLEDDDTKNDSALEDSTIFVAFKGNIDDKDFKWKLDAILKNVPNLLHMESSKLKVQKVEPWNSVRVTFNIPREAAERLRILAQSNNQQLRDLGILSVQIEGEGAINLALAQNRSQDVRMNGPMGAGSSVRMEAGFPMAGGPGLIRMNSPATVMIPQGGNVSSSMMTAGPNPELQPRTPRPASQSDAMDPLLSGLHIQQQSHPSGSLAPPHHPMQPVPVNRQMNPANFPQLQQQQQQQQQQQQQQQQQLQARPPQQHQQQQPQGIRPQFTAPTQVPVPPGWNQLPSGALQPPPAQGSLGTMTANQGWKKAPLPGPMQQQLQARPSLATVQTPSHPPPPYPFGSQQASQAHTNFPQMSNPGQFTAPQMKSLQGGPSRVPTPLQQPHLTNKSPASSPSSFQQGSPASSPTVNQTQQQMGPRPPQNNPLPQGFQQPVSSPGRNPMVQQGNVPPNFMVMQQQPPNQGPQSLHPGLGAGQANPNFMQGQVPSTTATTPGNSGAPQLQANQNVQHAGGQGAGPPQNQMQVSHGPPNMMQPSLMGIHGNMNNQQAGSSGVPQVNLGNMQGQPQQGPPSQLMGMHQQIVPSQNQMVQQQGTLNPQNPMILSRAQLMPQGQMMVNPQSQNLGPSPQRMTPPKQMLSQQGPQMMAPHNQMMGPQGQVLLQQNPMIEQIMTNQMQGNKQQFNTQNQSNVMPGPAQIMRGPTPNMQGNMVQFTGQMSGQMLPQQGPVNNSPSQVMGIQGQVLRPPGPSPHMAQQHGDPATTANNDVNLSQMMPDVSMQQTNMVPPHVQAMQGNSASGNHFSGHGMPFNAPFSGAPNGNQMSCGQNPGFPVNKDVTLTSPLLVNLLQSDISAGHFGVNNKQNNTNANKPKKKKPPRKKKNSQQDLNAPDTRPTGLEEADQPPLPGEQGINLDNSGPKLPEFSNRPPGYPSQPVEQRPLQQMPPQLMQHVAPPPQPPQPPQQQPQPQLPQQQQQPPPSQPQSQQQQQQQQQQQQQQMMMMLMMQQDPKSVRLPVSQNVHPPRGPLNPDSQRTPLQQSGSVPVMVSLQGPASVPPSPDKQRMPMPVNTPLASTSRKMVYQENPQNTSSSPLGEASSLPESSGSEVPSVSGGPNNMPSHLVVSQNQLMMTGPKPGPSPLSATQGATPQQPPVNSLPSSHGHHFPNVAAPTQTSRPKTPNRASPRPYYPQTPNNRPPSTEPSEISLSPERLNASIAGLFPPQINIPLPPRPSLNRGFDQQGLNPTTLKAIGQAPSNLTMNPSNFAASQTHKLDSVVVNSGKQSNAGATKRASPSNSRRSSPGSSRKTTPSPGRQNSKAPKLTLASQTNAALLQNVELPRNVLVSPTPLTNPPVPGSFPNNSGLNPQNPTVSVAAVGGVLEDNKESLNVPQDSDCQNSQGRKEQVNIELKAVPAQEVKMVVPEDQSKKDGQPSDPNKLPGVEENKNLVSPAMREAPTSLSQLLDNSGAPNVTIKPPGLTDLEVTPPVVSGEDLKKASVIPTLQDPSSSKEPSNSLNLPHSNEPCSTLVHPELSEVSSNVAPSIPPVMSRPVSSSSISTPLPPSQITVFVTSNPITTSANTSAALPTHLQSALMSTVVTMPNVGSKVMVSEGQSAAQSNARPQFITPVFINSSSIIQVMKGSQPSTIPAAPLTTNSGLMPPSVAVVGPLHIPQNIKFSSAPVPPNAPSSSPAPNIQTGRPLVLNSRATAVQLPSPPCTSSPVVPPHPPVQQVKELNPDEASPQVSTSADQSTLPSSQSTTMVSPLLTNNSPGSSVNRRSPVSSSKGKGKVDKIGQILLTKACKKVTGTLEKGDEQYGADGETEGQGLETTAPGVMGTEQLPTEMDSKTPTPPTPALLKMTSSPGSASAGPTLPGGALPTSVRSIVTTLVPSELISTAPSTKSNHGGIASEPLAGGLVEEKVGSHPELLPSIAPSQNLVPKETPATALQGSVARPELEANAAIVSGQSSEPKEVVEKSKTPSRRNSRTEEPTVASESVENGHRKRSSRPASASSSTKDITGAVQSKRRKSK